A DNA window from Helianthus annuus cultivar XRQ/B chromosome 15, HanXRQr2.0-SUNRISE, whole genome shotgun sequence contains the following coding sequences:
- the LOC110865892 gene encoding zinc-finger homeodomain protein 11 — protein sequence MDQKHPTTKIPHHESETPPHSQSTNLITFPNGKTHHHHPPPHTAAPAYKECLKNHAVAIGGHALDGCGEFMPSPTYSPTQPSSFKCAACGCHRNFHRREPTQFIDYPRPHQTSTPTSKSPGSPANAEPTNYAFGQHLLLSLGTGPRTATADQNHTVATPGTPSGVKVSGNKRFRTKFSPEQKQKMLNFAEKVGWKMQRCDDKMVTDFCNEIGIRRRIFKVWMHNNKNTSAKREKDTTINATATTTVVAGGVAASVVRSNESSHQENGSSSSS from the coding sequence ATGGACCAAAAACACCCCACCACCAAAATCCCACACCATGAAAGTGAAACCCCACCTCATTCCCAATCAACAAACTTAATAACCTTCCCAAACGGAAAaacacaccaccaccatccaccgccGCACACCGCTGCGCCCGCATACAAAGAATGCCTCAAGAACCATGCCGTCGCCATCGGGGGACACGCCTTAGACGGCTGCGGCGAGTTCATGCCTTCACCAACTTACTCACCAACACAACCCTCATCTTTTAAATGCGCGGCGTGTGGATGCCATAGGAACTTCCACCGCCGCGAACCCACCCAATTTATAGATTACCCCCGACCCCACCAAACCTCAACCCCCACCTCTAAATCCCCGGGGTCGCCAGCTAATGCTGAACCGACAAACTACGCATTCGGTCAGCATCTGCTGCTGTCCCTGGGAACAGGCCCAAGGACAGCAACAGCGGATCAGAACCACACTGTGGCGACGCCAGGGACACCATCGGGGGTTAAGGTGAGTGGGAATAAGCGGTTCCGGACAAAATTTAGTCCGGAACAAAAACAGAAGATGTTAAATTTTGCTGAGAAAGTTGGTTGGAAGATGCAGAGGTGCGATGATAAGATGGTTACTGATTTTTGCAATGAGATTGGAATCAGAAGAAGAATTTTTAAAGTTTGGATGCATAATAACAAAAATACTTCAGCAAAAAGAGAAAAAGATACCACCATCAACGCCACCGCAACAACCACCGTCGTCGCTGGCGGCGTTGCTGCCTCCGTAGTACGGAGTAATGAGAGTTCTCATCAAGAAAATGGGTCGTCTTCTTCATCTTAA